The following are encoded together in the Streptomyces flavofungini genome:
- the rsfS gene encoding ribosome silencing factor, translated as MTATDRSTELITVAAQAAADKLAHDIIAYDVSDVLSITDAFLLASAPNDRQVKSIVDEIEERLNKELGAKPVRREGDREARWVLLDYVDIVVHVQHSEERVFYALERLWKDCPEIELPAEAKATRGKAAEYADRQQAAEEAGALRELGGELR; from the coding sequence GTGACCGCCACGGACCGCTCCACCGAGCTCATCACCGTCGCCGCGCAGGCGGCCGCCGACAAGCTCGCGCACGACATCATCGCGTACGACGTCAGCGACGTGCTGTCGATCACGGACGCCTTCCTGCTCGCATCCGCGCCCAACGACCGCCAGGTCAAGTCGATCGTCGACGAGATCGAGGAGCGCCTCAACAAGGAACTCGGCGCCAAGCCGGTGCGCCGCGAGGGCGACCGCGAGGCCCGCTGGGTCCTCCTCGACTACGTCGACATCGTGGTGCACGTCCAGCACAGCGAGGAGCGTGTCTTCTACGCCCTCGAGCGCCTGTGGAAGGACTGCCCCGAGATCGAGCTGCCCGCCGAGGCCAAGGCCACCCGCGGCAAGGCCGCCGAGTACGCCGACCGGCAGCAGGCCGCCGAGGAGGCCGGAGCCCTGCGCGAGCTGGGCGGTGAGCTGCGGTGA
- a CDS encoding cytochrome b/b6 domain-containing protein: MNPLNPHRKSRGSPTPSATPPRRSPSPQRSSPAPPPFPPPAPPAFPRVRAPSRAARGIVTTAALLLIPLLVFAGGDDFRAALDFTTGVLSLVALTASVMWGLVASDRLFLRSRQRLLAQAVHRATAIASVGFLLLHATVKLALDHVSVVGALVPFGLGFTGGDGLIGLGSLAGLLMITTSVTGALRSAFASPVQVASRWRALHMLAYPAWCAALLHGLYAGRPPKPWVMALYCLCLVAVAGAVALRAAPRPVKRKVAARIFALLEPDDRPTPDRSRRREAPTPTRDTASAPLPGTASGRAATSPDQPPVVGIAAAYRALAAPSDPDASLPLDLQPTEVLPTVAPRWPAPSPPPPAEAPTAAFPHASPDDGHDSVASGHDPLDTQHDYGDRGFGSGDTDPYGTSYDTGPQPAYHPPVHDPLPAYHPPVHDPVYDDGPATQQLPGPFQAPSTGEPWHAPTGGGK, translated from the coding sequence ATGAACCCTCTGAACCCGCACCGCAAGAGCCGCGGAAGTCCCACACCCTCCGCGACACCGCCGCGACGCTCCCCCTCGCCGCAGCGTTCCTCCCCCGCTCCGCCGCCCTTCCCGCCGCCCGCACCGCCCGCGTTCCCCAGGGTCCGCGCGCCGAGCAGAGCGGCCCGCGGCATCGTCACCACGGCCGCGCTGCTGCTGATACCCCTGCTCGTGTTCGCGGGCGGTGACGACTTCCGCGCCGCCCTCGACTTCACCACCGGCGTCCTGTCCCTGGTCGCCCTGACGGCGTCGGTGATGTGGGGCCTGGTCGCCTCCGACCGGCTCTTCCTGCGCTCGCGCCAGCGGCTGCTCGCCCAGGCCGTGCACCGGGCCACGGCAATCGCGTCCGTGGGCTTCCTGCTGCTGCACGCCACCGTGAAGCTCGCCCTGGACCATGTCTCCGTAGTGGGCGCCCTGGTGCCCTTCGGCCTCGGCTTCACGGGTGGGGACGGGCTCATCGGCCTGGGCTCCCTCGCCGGGCTCCTGATGATCACCACCAGTGTCACCGGCGCCCTGCGCAGCGCCTTCGCCTCACCGGTCCAGGTCGCGTCCCGGTGGCGCGCGCTGCACATGCTGGCCTACCCGGCCTGGTGCGCGGCCCTGCTCCACGGCCTGTACGCGGGCCGCCCGCCGAAGCCGTGGGTGATGGCCCTGTACTGCCTGTGTCTGGTCGCGGTCGCCGGAGCGGTGGCACTGCGCGCGGCGCCGCGTCCGGTCAAGCGCAAGGTGGCCGCCCGGATCTTCGCCCTCCTGGAACCCGACGACCGGCCGACGCCCGACCGCTCCCGCCGCCGCGAGGCCCCGACACCCACCCGGGACACCGCGTCGGCACCGCTGCCCGGCACCGCGTCGGGCCGCGCCGCCACCTCGCCCGACCAGCCCCCGGTCGTCGGCATCGCCGCCGCCTACCGCGCGCTGGCCGCCCCTTCCGACCCCGACGCGTCGCTGCCCCTGGACCTCCAGCCGACCGAGGTCCTGCCCACCGTGGCCCCCCGCTGGCCCGCCCCCTCCCCGCCCCCTCCTGCCGAGGCCCCCACGGCCGCGTTCCCGCACGCCTCCCCGGACGACGGCCACGACTCCGTAGCGAGCGGACACGACCCCCTGGACACACAGCACGACTACGGAGACAGGGGTTTCGGCTCCGGGGACACCGACCCGTACGGCACCTCGTACGACACCGGACCCCAGCCCGCCTACCACCCGCCCGTGCACGATCCCCTGCCCGCCTACCACCCGCCCGTCCACGACCCCGTGTACGACGACGGCCCCGCCACCCAACAGCTGCCCGGCCCCTTCCAGGCGCCCAGCACCGGCGAGCCCTGGCACGCCCCCACCGGAGGAGGCAAGTGA
- a CDS encoding helix-turn-helix transcriptional regulator: MPPTHPGPPTTPATTPAPAPATTPARRRPELAAFLRGRRARVTPADVGMPPGPRRRTPGLRREEVAQLSGVGVTWYTWLEQGRPINASAQVLDAVARTLRLDSAEREHLYHLAEVPYAARHEAAAQTVGTEIQGIIDALDPHPAVVYNARYDILATNPAYRDLFLIPPIEAIGVKNVLWTLFVVPEKHCPLVFRDSELPVMVATLRGEYGRHVGEPAWEHFIRELSAASPEFARMWASGYVVPPGPRVKTFWHKAVGELRMTSVSLSINGMPDCRIVAYTPDDEETVDRMARLRALRRDDEHG; this comes from the coding sequence GTGCCGCCCACCCACCCGGGGCCGCCCACCACGCCCGCCACCACGCCCGCTCCAGCTCCCGCCACCACGCCCGCCCGTCGCCGCCCCGAGCTGGCCGCGTTCCTGCGGGGGCGCAGGGCCCGCGTCACCCCCGCCGACGTGGGCATGCCGCCCGGCCCCCGGCGCCGCACGCCGGGCCTGCGCCGCGAGGAGGTCGCCCAGCTCTCCGGCGTCGGTGTGACGTGGTACACGTGGCTGGAGCAGGGCCGCCCCATCAACGCCTCCGCCCAGGTCCTGGACGCCGTCGCACGCACGCTGCGCCTGGACAGCGCGGAGCGCGAGCATCTGTACCACCTGGCGGAAGTGCCGTACGCCGCGCGGCACGAGGCGGCCGCGCAGACGGTGGGCACGGAGATCCAGGGCATCATCGACGCCTTGGACCCGCACCCGGCGGTCGTGTACAACGCGCGGTACGACATCCTCGCCACCAATCCCGCCTACAGAGACCTCTTCCTCATCCCGCCCATCGAGGCGATAGGCGTGAAGAACGTGCTGTGGACGCTGTTCGTCGTGCCGGAGAAGCACTGTCCGCTGGTGTTCAGGGACTCGGAGCTGCCGGTGATGGTGGCGACGCTGCGCGGGGAGTACGGCCGGCATGTGGGCGAGCCCGCCTGGGAGCACTTCATCCGGGAACTGTCCGCGGCGAGCCCGGAGTTCGCACGGATGTGGGCGAGCGGCTATGTGGTGCCGCCGGGGCCGCGGGTGAAGACGTTCTGGCACAAGGCCGTCGGTGAGCTGCGGATGACGTCGGTGTCGCTGTCGATCAACGGCATGCCGGACTGCCGCATCGTGGCGTACACGCCGGACGACGAGGAGACAGTCGACCGGATGGCCCGGCTGCGCGCTCTGCGCCGCGACGACGAGCACGGGTGA
- a CDS encoding histidine phosphatase family protein: MSSRGCRIILWRHGQTAWNLERRFQGTTDIELTEVGLGQARRAARLLASLKPDAIIASDLSRAAATAAELAAVTGLDVTHDEALRETYAGAWQGLTHDEIIARHGEQYAAWKRGEPVRRGGGELETEVADRAAPVVLRHAEKLPDNGTLVVASHGGTIRTTIGRLLGLEPHHWESLGGLSNCCWSVLGQGARGWRLLEHNAGTLPEPVLGDDD, from the coding sequence GTGAGCAGCCGCGGCTGCCGGATCATCCTGTGGCGGCACGGCCAGACCGCCTGGAACCTGGAGCGCCGCTTCCAGGGCACCACGGACATCGAGCTGACCGAAGTCGGCCTCGGCCAGGCCCGGCGCGCCGCCCGGCTGCTCGCCTCCCTGAAGCCGGACGCGATCATCGCGTCCGACCTCAGCCGGGCCGCGGCCACCGCCGCCGAGCTTGCCGCCGTCACGGGCCTCGACGTCACCCACGACGAGGCCCTGCGGGAGACCTACGCCGGGGCCTGGCAGGGCCTGACCCACGACGAGATCATCGCCCGGCACGGCGAGCAGTACGCCGCGTGGAAGCGCGGCGAGCCGGTGCGCCGCGGCGGCGGTGAGCTGGAGACCGAGGTGGCCGACCGCGCCGCCCCGGTCGTGCTGCGGCACGCGGAGAAGCTGCCCGACAACGGCACGCTGGTCGTCGCCAGCCACGGCGGCACCATCCGCACCACCATCGGACGCCTCCTCGGCCTGGAGCCGCACCACTGGGAGAGCCTGGGCGGTCTCTCCAACTGCTGCTGGTCGGTCCTCGGCCAGGGCGCGCGCGGCTGGCGCCTGCTCGAGCACAACGCGGGCACGCTGCCCGAGCCGGTGCTCGGCGACGACGACTAG
- a CDS encoding NADH-quinone oxidoreductase subunit NuoF family protein, with amino-acid sequence MNASLPDVPEVRVVGLPLLTSGFDLVERLDLAMHLKVHGPLEPVAGEQLATLAEQISLRGRGGAGFPFAKKLRAVAEAAIRRGVRPVVVINGSEDEPACRKDTVLINRAPHLILDGALLAAEALGARTLVVGVTRDSTEASMQAALAERGLSNRRGSVLRARVQRNPVRMVTGESSALVRSADGGPPLPPGRKARTSDSGVGGAPTLLSNAETFAQLAVAARIGAERYRRTGLRDEPGTVLLTLSGAVARPMVLEVPTGVPLRYVLQLAGAPPLPQGVLTGGYHGKWLDAVTAHDAVVSRAALDACGGALGAGAILPLGPGTCPLGEALHVANWLAAESAGQCGPCYLGLPAAARGLADVLDGGGPTALEALREVTRAVKRRGACKHPDGSAAFLESTIAAFTDDLAAHVLGDGCGRPVEGVLPLQDDSPQGEASSGRKLAVDWTLCQGHGLCADIVPELIQLGPDGFPAVAEAAVPRYSEARAQRAVRRCPALALRIEEAPAAIPAQPPSAGLPMLPRGRGRRALGSGR; translated from the coding sequence GTGAACGCGTCCCTGCCCGATGTCCCCGAAGTCCGTGTGGTCGGGCTTCCGCTGCTGACTTCGGGCTTCGACCTGGTCGAGCGGCTCGACCTGGCGATGCACCTGAAGGTGCACGGCCCGCTGGAGCCCGTCGCCGGCGAGCAGCTCGCCACGCTGGCGGAGCAGATCTCGCTGCGTGGCCGCGGCGGCGCGGGCTTCCCGTTCGCCAAGAAGCTGCGGGCCGTCGCGGAGGCCGCGATCCGGCGGGGTGTGCGGCCCGTGGTCGTCATCAACGGCAGCGAGGACGAGCCCGCGTGCCGCAAGGACACCGTGCTGATCAACCGTGCCCCGCACCTGATCCTGGACGGCGCGTTGCTCGCCGCGGAGGCGCTGGGCGCGCGCACGCTCGTCGTCGGCGTGACACGGGACTCCACGGAGGCCTCGATGCAGGCGGCGCTCGCCGAGCGCGGCCTGAGCAACCGGCGCGGATCGGTGCTCCGCGCGCGCGTGCAGCGCAATCCCGTGCGCATGGTCACCGGTGAGTCCTCGGCCCTGGTGCGCTCCGCGGACGGCGGGCCGCCGCTGCCTCCGGGGCGCAAGGCGCGTACGTCCGACTCCGGGGTGGGCGGCGCGCCGACGCTCCTGTCGAACGCGGAGACCTTCGCGCAGCTGGCCGTCGCCGCCCGCATCGGCGCGGAGCGCTACCGGCGCACGGGCTTGCGCGACGAGCCGGGCACCGTACTGCTGACCCTCTCCGGAGCCGTCGCCCGGCCGATGGTCCTGGAGGTCCCAACGGGCGTGCCCCTCCGGTACGTTCTGCAGCTCGCCGGCGCTCCCCCGCTGCCGCAGGGCGTCCTCACGGGCGGCTATCACGGCAAGTGGCTGGACGCGGTCACCGCGCACGACGCGGTCGTGTCCCGGGCGGCCCTGGATGCCTGTGGGGGCGCGCTCGGCGCGGGCGCGATCCTGCCGCTCGGCCCGGGCACGTGTCCGCTGGGTGAGGCCCTGCACGTGGCGAACTGGCTGGCGGCGGAGAGCGCGGGCCAGTGCGGGCCCTGCTATCTGGGTCTCCCCGCCGCCGCGCGGGGGCTCGCCGATGTCCTCGACGGTGGCGGGCCCACCGCTCTGGAGGCGCTGCGCGAGGTGACGCGGGCGGTGAAGCGGCGGGGCGCGTGCAAGCATCCGGACGGCTCGGCGGCGTTCCTGGAGTCGACGATCGCGGCGTTCACGGACGATCTCGCCGCGCACGTCCTGGGCGACGGCTGCGGGCGTCCCGTGGAGGGCGTCCTGCCGCTCCAGGACGACAGTCCCCAGGGGGAGGCGTCGAGCGGCCGCAAGCTCGCCGTCGACTGGACGCTGTGCCAGGGCCACGGCCTGTGCGCGGACATCGTGCCCGAGCTGATCCAGCTGGGCCCGGACGGCTTCCCTGCGGTCGCGGAGGCCGCGGTGCCGCGCTACTCCGAAGCGCGCGCCCAGCGCGCGGTGCGCCGCTGTCCAGCGCTGGCCCTGCGCATCGAGGAGGCTCCGGCGGCGATCCCGGCGCAGCCGCCGTCGGCGGGTCTGCCGATGCTGCCGCGGGGCCGCGGGCGCAGGGCGCTCGGCAGCGGCCGGTGA
- the nadD gene encoding nicotinate-nucleotide adenylyltransferase — protein MGEQDMPTGPQGGPGSGPASAAKRRLGVMGGTFDPIHHGHLVAASEVAAQFHLDEVVFVPTGQPWQKSDKKVSPAEDRYLMTVIATAENPQFSVSRIDIDRGGPTYTTDTLRDLRRLNPETDLFFITGADALGQILTWRDTEELFSLAHFIGVTRPGHTLADPGLPEGGVSFVEVPALAISSTDCRTRVAKGDPVWYLVPDGVVRYIDKRELYRGE, from the coding sequence ATGGGAGAGCAGGACATGCCTACCGGCCCGCAGGGCGGCCCGGGCTCGGGCCCGGCCAGCGCCGCCAAGCGCCGACTCGGCGTCATGGGCGGAACGTTCGACCCGATCCACCACGGACACCTGGTGGCGGCCAGTGAGGTCGCCGCGCAGTTCCACCTCGACGAGGTCGTGTTCGTGCCGACCGGGCAGCCGTGGCAGAAGAGCGACAAGAAGGTCTCGCCGGCCGAGGACCGCTATCTGATGACGGTCATCGCGACCGCCGAGAACCCGCAGTTCTCGGTCAGCCGCATCGACATCGACCGCGGCGGACCCACGTACACCACGGACACCCTGCGCGACCTGCGCCGCCTCAACCCCGAGACCGACCTCTTCTTCATCACGGGCGCCGACGCGCTCGGCCAGATCCTCACCTGGCGCGACACCGAAGAGCTGTTCTCGCTGGCGCACTTCATCGGCGTCACCCGGCCCGGCCACACCCTGGCCGACCCCGGCCTGCCCGAGGGCGGCGTCTCCTTCGTGGAGGTACCGGCCCTGGCGATCTCGTCCACGGACTGCCGCACACGAGTCGCCAAAGGGGACCCCGTCTGGTACCTGGTGCCGGACGGTGTGGTGCGTTATATCGACAAGCGCGAGCTGTACCGCGGCGAGTGA
- a CDS encoding LCP family protein, protein MNDRQYDPYAGQDPYAGQYAGDAADQYEVVGYDEYGRPVYQLVQQPQVPPQAAPGYDTYAAQQQSQGYGYDPYAAEGSTGQQAAVPPSAYDTREQTGWVPQQQSYQAQTSQQSAYQAQTSQQPSYQPQTSQQPSRQEPSHQQPSPEPEAGPERSHEGDGAPEYRTEQFSFIEEPDEESEDVIDWLKFTESRTERREEAKRRGRSRVVALAVVLALAVVGGVGYLWSAGKLPGGSDEKSGEQAAAGPQKRDVIVVHLHNTKGGGTSTALLVNNTTTQRGSTVLLPDSLALTSEDGSATTLAKSVEDDGSTGTREEIDTALGTHVEGTWRLDTPYLNNLVELVGNIDIDTNTDVPDPKAKKKGEAPLVKKGEQQTLSGPMAVAYATYRASGEAETAQLTRFGQVMQGVLRKLSSDPQAATVTVQSLAQILDPSLKEKDLGTFLAKLADRAKGGDYATALLPVQDDGTLTEKASTSVVKDVLGGAVKSPEQGAAVRVGVRNATGDKDSTEKARIALVNGGYTFVDGGSGTSAASSQVTYADAGKKAEAQEVAKTLGLPAGTVRKGKTAPNADVSVVLGGDY, encoded by the coding sequence GTGAACGACCGACAGTACGACCCCTACGCGGGCCAGGACCCGTATGCGGGTCAGTACGCGGGTGACGCGGCGGACCAGTACGAGGTCGTCGGGTACGACGAGTACGGGCGTCCTGTGTACCAACTGGTGCAGCAGCCCCAGGTGCCCCCGCAGGCGGCGCCCGGCTACGACACGTACGCCGCGCAGCAGCAGTCGCAGGGATACGGCTACGACCCGTACGCGGCGGAGGGCTCGACCGGGCAGCAGGCGGCGGTGCCGCCGTCGGCGTACGACACCCGCGAGCAGACCGGGTGGGTGCCGCAGCAGCAGTCGTACCAGGCGCAGACGTCACAGCAGTCGGCGTACCAGGCGCAGACGTCGCAGCAGCCTTCGTATCAGCCACAGACGTCGCAGCAGCCGTCGCGTCAAGAGCCGTCGCATCAACAGCCGTCCCCGGAGCCGGAAGCCGGGCCTGAGCGGTCGCACGAGGGCGACGGGGCGCCCGAGTACCGCACCGAGCAGTTCTCGTTCATAGAGGAACCGGACGAGGAATCCGAAGACGTCATCGACTGGCTCAAGTTCACCGAGAGCCGCACCGAGCGGCGGGAGGAGGCCAAGCGGCGCGGGCGCTCGCGCGTCGTCGCCCTGGCCGTCGTGCTCGCCCTCGCCGTCGTCGGCGGCGTCGGCTATCTGTGGTCCGCGGGCAAGCTGCCCGGCGGCTCGGACGAGAAGTCCGGTGAGCAGGCCGCCGCCGGGCCCCAGAAGCGCGACGTGATCGTCGTCCACCTGCACAACACCAAGGGCGGCGGCACCTCCACGGCGCTGCTCGTGAACAACACCACCACCCAGCGCGGCAGCACCGTCCTGCTCCCCGACTCCCTCGCTCTGACCAGCGAGGACGGCAGTGCGACGACGCTCGCCAAGTCCGTCGAGGACGACGGCTCCACCGGCACGCGCGAGGAGATCGACACGGCCCTCGGCACCCACGTCGAGGGCACCTGGCGCCTGGACACCCCCTATCTCAACAACCTCGTCGAACTCGTCGGCAACATCGACATCGACACCAACACCGACGTCCCCGACCCGAAGGCGAAGAAGAAGGGCGAGGCGCCGCTCGTCAAGAAGGGCGAGCAGCAGACCCTCAGCGGGCCGATGGCCGTCGCGTACGCCACCTACCGCGCATCCGGCGAGGCCGAGACCGCGCAGCTCACCCGCTTCGGCCAGGTCATGCAGGGCGTGCTGCGCAAGCTGTCGTCCGACCCGCAGGCCGCGACCGTCACCGTGCAGTCGCTCGCGCAGATCCTCGACCCGTCCCTGAAGGAGAAGGATCTCGGCACCTTCCTCGCGAAGCTCGCCGACCGCGCCAAGGGCGGCGACTACGCCACCGCGCTCCTTCCGGTCCAGGACGACGGGACGCTGACCGAGAAGGCCAGCACGAGCGTGGTCAAGGACGTCCTCGGCGGCGCCGTGAAGAGCCCCGAGCAGGGCGCGGCCGTCCGGGTCGGCGTGCGCAACGCCACCGGCGACAAGGACTCCACGGAGAAGGCCCGCATCGCGCTGGTCAACGGCGGCTACACCTTCGTCGACGGCGGCTCCGGCACGTCCGCGGCGTCGTCGCAGGTCACCTACGCCGACGCCGGCAAGAAGGCGGAGGCGCAGGAGGTCGCCAAGACCCTCGGCCTGCCCGCGGGCACGGTCCGCAAGGGCAAGACGGCACCGAACGCGGATGTGTCGGTGGTCCTCGGCGGGGACTACTAG
- a CDS encoding glycosyltransferase 87 family protein, with protein sequence MSAIATAVVRRRVPLAAGVCVLSFVLFWAAQRTAQVSMIDLSVYRAEGMAARAGVDLYALRATEYDLPMTYPPFAALLFTPLTLLDLAELRPIVTLGNLLLLFVFVRLSLRLVGAERHARVETALWVSAAAVWAEPVWTTLRYGQVNLLLAVLVLWGLTRRPDHRWAGVGIGVAAAIKLTPGLFALFLLLVGAVAGARGSAWRPAVRHACVAAAAFLGATLAATVVLPEDSRNFWTRVIFEADRAGRVENTANQSVRGVLARLLHTPEPGAWWAVGAAGVCVAGLAVAVVAAARGERAWGAVACAATALLVSPVSWSHHWVWCVPMALLLWTRAERWGGRGRWVAAGGLGLAFCSYALWWVPHRHGRPELDQNFGEMTLSAVYPLAAFGFLAVAAAVALGRPRRDRADRASGRDGRTRALSGA encoded by the coding sequence GTGTCCGCGATCGCCACCGCTGTCGTCCGCCGCCGTGTGCCCCTGGCCGCCGGGGTCTGCGTGCTCTCTTTCGTCCTCTTCTGGGCCGCTCAGCGCACGGCCCAGGTCTCGATGATCGACCTGTCGGTCTACCGCGCGGAGGGCATGGCCGCGCGCGCGGGCGTCGACCTCTACGCGCTGCGTGCCACCGAGTACGACCTGCCCATGACGTACCCGCCGTTCGCGGCGTTGCTGTTCACGCCGCTGACGCTGCTCGACCTGGCGGAGCTGCGCCCGATCGTCACGCTCGGGAACCTGCTGCTCCTGTTCGTGTTCGTACGGCTCTCCCTGAGGCTGGTGGGAGCCGAGCGCCACGCGCGCGTGGAGACGGCTCTGTGGGTGTCGGCGGCGGCTGTCTGGGCGGAGCCGGTGTGGACGACGCTGCGCTACGGGCAGGTGAATCTGCTGCTCGCCGTGCTGGTGCTGTGGGGCCTCACGCGGCGTCCGGACCACCGGTGGGCGGGGGTGGGCATCGGGGTCGCCGCTGCGATCAAGCTGACGCCCGGTCTCTTCGCGCTCTTCCTGCTTCTGGTGGGTGCCGTGGCGGGGGCGCGAGGGAGTGCGTGGCGGCCCGCCGTGCGGCACGCGTGCGTGGCCGCCGCCGCGTTCCTGGGGGCGACGCTGGCGGCGACCGTGGTGCTGCCGGAGGACTCCCGGAACTTCTGGACCCGGGTGATCTTCGAGGCCGACCGGGCCGGGCGGGTGGAGAACACCGCGAACCAGTCGGTGCGCGGGGTGCTCGCGCGGCTGCTGCACACCCCGGAGCCGGGTGCCTGGTGGGCGGTCGGGGCGGCGGGGGTGTGCGTGGCCGGGCTCGCCGTGGCGGTGGTGGCGGCGGCGCGCGGGGAGCGGGCCTGGGGCGCGGTCGCCTGTGCGGCGACCGCGCTGCTCGTCAGCCCGGTGTCGTGGTCGCACCACTGGGTGTGGTGCGTGCCGATGGCGCTGCTGCTGTGGACGCGTGCGGAGCGGTGGGGCGGGCGGGGGCGGTGGGTGGCGGCGGGCGGCCTCGGCCTTGCGTTCTGCTCGTACGCGCTGTGGTGGGTGCCCCACCGCCATGGGCGGCCTGAACTCGACCAGAACTTTGGCGAGATGACGCTGTCAGCGGTCTATCCGCTGGCCGCTTTCGGCTTTCTCGCCGTCGCCGCGGCCGTCGCTCTGGGACGTCCGCGACGGGATCGGGCCGACCGCGCGAGCGGGCGGGACGGCCGCACAAGGGCCCTCTCGGGCGCCTGA
- a CDS encoding MFS transporter, giving the protein MTTTTPAAATSAPTPRSSKAPGTDIRPGRLLAAVLTAQFMALLDVFIVNVAAPTIREELHASGAGLQLVIAGYTITYAVLLITGARLGERLGHRRVYLIGLAVFTAASLACGLSQSTGQLIAFRLLQGAGSAVLIPQVLSLIQRNFTGEARMKALGAYSAVLATGAAAGQVVGGLLVSADLFGTGWRPVFLVNVPVGVVLLFVAARVLPRDDRADAGRARGLDLPGLVLLGAAVSAFTVPLVLGEQEGWPLWTWVSLGAAAVLAVLFGGYEARLARRGGAPLISPRVLRVPGMGLAVFRLAAVMAVNSGFLFVLSLHVQGGLGYSALRAGLTFAPSAIVFGVVGLTWRKWPAALQRALIPGGFALSALSFVATGLLLRDGGDGGLWLYVPFVVGGIGLSLGFSPTLTRALATVRPEDAADASGFLATVTQLGQLTGVAAFGAVFLARIESQGAPGAYSSADALLVSFYALAAAAALGAVSGLVRMRR; this is encoded by the coding sequence ATGACGACTACGACCCCAGCCGCGGCGACCTCCGCCCCAACTCCTCGATCCAGTAAAGCCCCCGGCACTGACATCCGCCCCGGACGGCTGCTCGCGGCCGTGCTCACCGCCCAGTTCATGGCGCTGCTCGACGTGTTCATCGTCAACGTCGCCGCGCCCACGATCCGCGAGGAGCTGCACGCGTCCGGCGCCGGACTGCAACTCGTCATCGCCGGCTACACCATCACGTACGCCGTCCTGCTGATCACCGGCGCGCGCCTCGGCGAGCGGCTCGGCCACCGCCGCGTCTACCTCATCGGGCTCGCCGTCTTCACGGCCGCCTCCCTCGCCTGCGGGCTGAGCCAGAGCACCGGCCAGCTGATCGCGTTCCGGCTCCTGCAGGGCGCGGGCTCCGCCGTCCTCATCCCGCAGGTGCTCAGCCTCATCCAGCGGAACTTCACCGGCGAGGCCCGGATGAAGGCCCTCGGCGCGTACTCGGCGGTCCTCGCCACCGGTGCCGCCGCGGGACAGGTCGTCGGCGGTCTCCTCGTCAGCGCCGACCTCTTCGGCACCGGCTGGCGGCCGGTGTTCCTGGTGAACGTGCCGGTCGGCGTGGTGCTGCTGTTCGTCGCCGCCCGCGTGCTGCCCCGTGACGACCGCGCGGACGCGGGCCGGGCGCGCGGGCTCGACCTGCCCGGGCTCGTGCTGCTCGGCGCCGCCGTATCGGCGTTCACGGTGCCGCTGGTCCTCGGTGAGCAGGAGGGCTGGCCGCTGTGGACCTGGGTGTCCCTCGGGGCCGCCGCCGTGCTCGCCGTCCTGTTCGGCGGGTACGAGGCGCGGCTCGCCCGGCGCGGCGGGGCGCCGCTGATCTCGCCGCGGGTCCTGCGGGTGCCGGGCATGGGGCTCGCCGTGTTCCGGCTCGCCGCGGTGATGGCGGTCAACTCCGGGTTCCTGTTCGTGCTGTCCCTGCACGTGCAGGGCGGACTCGGCTACAGCGCGCTGCGCGCGGGCCTGACGTTCGCCCCGTCCGCGATCGTCTTCGGAGTGGTCGGTCTGACCTGGCGCAAGTGGCCCGCGGCCCTGCAACGGGCGCTGATCCCGGGCGGGTTCGCGCTCTCGGCCCTGTCGTTCGTCGCCACGGGCCTGCTGCTGCGGGACGGCGGCGACGGCGGGCTGTGGCTGTACGTGCCGTTCGTCGTCGGCGGAATCGGCCTCTCGCTCGGGTTCAGCCCGACCCTCACGCGCGCGCTCGCGACGGTGCGGCCCGAGGACGCGGCGGACGCCAGTGGCTTCCTCGCCACCGTCACCCAGCTCGGACAGCTCACCGGCGTCGCGGCCTTCGGCGCGGTTTTCCTCGCCCGGATTGAGTCACAGGGGGCTCCTGGGGCGTATTCATCGGCGGACGCGCTCCTGGTGAGCTTCTACGCGCTCGCCGCGGCGGCCGCCCTGGGGGCCGTGTCCGGACTGGTACGCATGCGTCGCTGA